In a single window of the Pseudodesulfovibrio profundus genome:
- a CDS encoding elongator complex protein 3, which translates to MHDTVTFHHPEPKPATTRIWPVFLPFAGCPYRCVFCAQDKQTGQMETELGAMLESMNRELAEAAEQGKGPYELAFYGGTFTALPAPWAMRFLEAATHFRNIGLITRVRCSTRPDCIDEKTIHTLRKAGLDMIELGVQSFDDAVLQASGRGYSGETARKGCELVKAGNMALGIQLLPGLPGDREGVFQEDAHIAATLKPEIARVYPCQVIDGTPLATMWRRGDFTPWELERTKEELAEALLTFWGHHVRVIRLGLPPEPALSEHVLAGPQHPALGQSARALALQSIIRSQLDCLGGAPGYMEVPRRYQGELFGNAGELKASYAAMGITRQSIRYVETERFLLRKEH; encoded by the coding sequence ATGCACGATACTGTTACTTTCCATCACCCGGAGCCAAAACCCGCGACCACTCGCATCTGGCCGGTTTTCCTGCCGTTTGCCGGATGTCCGTATCGTTGTGTTTTTTGTGCGCAGGACAAGCAGACCGGACAGATGGAAACAGAGCTTGGCGCGATGCTGGAGTCCATGAACCGCGAACTGGCCGAGGCCGCGGAACAAGGGAAGGGACCATATGAACTCGCCTTCTACGGTGGCACATTCACAGCCCTGCCTGCTCCGTGGGCCATGCGTTTTCTTGAGGCGGCCACACATTTCCGCAACATCGGCCTGATCACCCGTGTTCGCTGCTCCACGCGGCCTGACTGCATCGACGAAAAGACCATCCACACGTTACGAAAAGCCGGTCTCGACATGATCGAACTGGGCGTCCAGTCATTTGACGATGCTGTACTGCAGGCTTCCGGCCGGGGATATTCGGGCGAAACGGCCCGCAAAGGATGTGAACTGGTCAAGGCCGGTAACATGGCCCTCGGCATTCAGCTTCTGCCCGGACTGCCGGGCGATCGTGAAGGGGTGTTTCAAGAGGATGCGCACATCGCTGCGACCCTCAAACCCGAAATAGCCCGTGTCTACCCTTGTCAGGTCATCGACGGCACCCCGCTGGCAACCATGTGGCGACGAGGTGATTTCACGCCATGGGAACTGGAGAGAACCAAGGAGGAGCTTGCCGAGGCGCTTCTCACTTTCTGGGGGCACCATGTTCGGGTCATCCGATTGGGACTTCCACCGGAGCCTGCCCTGTCCGAACATGTTCTGGCCGGTCCTCAGCACCCGGCCCTCGGCCAATCCGCGCGCGCATTGGCGCTCCAGTCAATCATCCGCAGCCAGTTGGATTGTTTAGGGGGCGCACCTGGATACATGGAAGTACCCCGCAGGTATCAGGGTGAATTATTTGGTAATGCAGGTGAACTGAAGGCGTCCTACGCGGCAATGGGCATCACCAGACAAAGCATTCGTTATGTGGAAACAGAACGATTTTTACTCCGTAAAGAGCATTGA
- a CDS encoding 6-hydroxymethylpterin diphosphokinase MptE-like protein, translated as MDNSKLSTLVELGLLCRGDSIPASTDGATTTDSHDYRTHHQLLRYQNHNFQYPFADRTLPAYELLPESMTMEEAMGRTRCICLLGASDTPQLRRSLENPETITLIFEPDEVVLAKFLETVPPALLAAHSGFIFSGDPFTLSPSLQDSLPANMFKQGPPAVFQTKRIATHYDQWATSLTEYLEILHFRHAVHPICGQKYLFSRPLRTIKRGLTYDQQLHLYENIPDYLTSPDISALENVFDGQTAILVAAGPELPDAFDYIRANRSRAVVICVNNALKPLAEAGIRPHFTVINDTSLDSGNVFQHVPPLPGTILVGHCLSDLGRGLFGKKFIMDDHKPDTFGERPTLDNHGSVISTAFSLARHMGCTCCVIVGAQLASRDPWRLAYAKGTTNHTDSICNRPLIHKSPQLYPVSTPHGHTLYTTLNFRDAALWLTEEIRLSGIECINTSKKSILYGRGITYDPKPAINGEPVNQVIASLFQSEPPRIDRTTVDDYVKKGIAHWAGLNHFAKELLQDETVGLALKGAAIREKLDANNTTFLLERSRIFRNDHFHAMAFSDDPLQQAAGYRYYFEQLQRMCTNFLEALARSEQTIRHMERT; from the coding sequence ATGGATAACAGCAAACTCTCCACCCTGGTCGAACTCGGACTCCTGTGCCGGGGTGACTCCATCCCCGCATCAACGGACGGCGCCACCACTACGGACTCCCATGACTACCGGACCCATCACCAACTTCTCCGGTACCAGAATCACAACTTCCAGTACCCATTTGCCGACCGCACCCTGCCCGCATACGAGTTGCTGCCTGAATCCATGACCATGGAAGAAGCCATGGGCCGCACCCGATGCATCTGTCTGCTCGGCGCTTCAGATACACCGCAACTTCGACGCAGCCTTGAAAATCCAGAAACGATCACACTGATCTTCGAACCTGACGAGGTCGTGCTGGCAAAATTTCTGGAGACCGTACCACCAGCTCTTCTGGCTGCACACAGTGGGTTCATTTTTTCCGGTGATCCATTCACTCTCTCCCCCTCCCTTCAGGACAGCCTCCCTGCGAACATGTTCAAGCAGGGACCACCCGCTGTTTTCCAGACCAAACGCATTGCCACGCACTACGATCAGTGGGCCACATCACTAACAGAATACCTCGAAATTCTTCACTTTCGGCATGCAGTCCACCCCATCTGCGGCCAAAAGTACCTCTTCTCGCGCCCCTTACGGACCATCAAGCGGGGGCTGACGTACGACCAGCAGTTGCACCTTTACGAAAATATCCCAGATTATCTCACCAGTCCTGACATTTCGGCACTGGAAAACGTCTTTGACGGACAAACGGCCATCCTTGTCGCAGCCGGACCAGAGCTTCCCGACGCATTCGACTATATCCGCGCCAACCGGAGTCGGGCGGTGGTCATCTGTGTGAACAACGCCCTCAAGCCACTGGCTGAAGCGGGTATTCGCCCGCACTTCACGGTCATCAATGATACGTCACTCGATTCTGGGAACGTTTTCCAGCATGTCCCGCCCCTTCCAGGTACCATCCTCGTGGGACACTGCCTGTCCGACCTCGGGCGCGGACTCTTTGGCAAGAAGTTTATCATGGACGACCACAAGCCCGACACTTTTGGCGAACGTCCCACTCTGGACAACCATGGCTCCGTGATCTCCACGGCTTTTTCACTGGCCCGACACATGGGGTGTACGTGTTGTGTCATCGTGGGAGCCCAGCTCGCCTCCCGTGACCCATGGAGACTAGCTTACGCCAAGGGAACCACTAACCACACGGATTCCATCTGCAACCGCCCTCTTATCCATAAAAGCCCGCAACTGTATCCTGTCTCCACTCCTCACGGACACACGCTCTATACCACCCTGAATTTCCGCGATGCAGCGCTGTGGCTAACCGAAGAGATACGCCTGTCGGGAATCGAATGCATCAACACTTCCAAGAAAAGCATCCTTTACGGCAGAGGCATAACCTACGACCCGAAACCAGCCATCAACGGCGAACCGGTCAATCAGGTCATCGCCTCGCTGTTCCAATCGGAACCACCCCGTATCGATCGAACCACAGTGGATGATTATGTGAAAAAGGGAATCGCCCACTGGGCTGGACTCAACCATTTCGCAAAGGAATTGTTGCAGGATGAAACCGTGGGGCTGGCCCTCAAAGGGGCCGCAATCCGAGAAAAACTGGATGCCAACAACACCACCTTCCTGTTGGAGCGATCCAGAATATTTCGTAATGACCACTTCCACGCCATGGCATTCTCCGACGATCCGCTCCAACAGGCTGCGGGATATCGATACTACTTTGAGCAACTTCAAAGGATGTGCACGAACTTTCTGGAAGCACTAGCACGTTCGGAGCAGACGATACGTCACATGGAGCGAACATAA
- a CDS encoding IS5 family transposase: protein MLLFLHPKEEGMAIRQKGPRLGDYFLGHRRTKTTFLDEINELIDWQPINAFLCKKIRRKANAVGNPAYPPLAMFKILLLQRWYNLSDPGVEQALLDRLSFVRFTGFSIEDDVPDETTICRFRNGLIRLKVLDSLLDMLNRQLEGQGLLVREGAVVDASVVESQRRPRKVIDVMPEDRSEDAEEQDGPVDCRVSYSDDEEAAWLRKRNRAYYGYKLHAATDSRDGFLLCGHITPANHSDTGEFERLVNGVGLDPGARVYADKGYCSGKNRDILFDRDLEDGTMDKTPRGGRLTDFEKTRNRDISSIRQIVERAFGTLKRGYAFFRSRYVGREKVEGEFHILAMAFNLKKAVRLARA, encoded by the coding sequence ATGCTATTATTTCTCCATCCAAAGGAGGAAGGCATGGCTATTCGGCAGAAAGGACCTCGGTTGGGTGATTACTTCCTGGGGCACCGCAGAACCAAGACCACATTTCTGGATGAGATCAACGAACTCATCGACTGGCAGCCCATCAACGCCTTTCTGTGCAAGAAGATCAGGCGCAAGGCCAACGCCGTGGGCAATCCCGCCTATCCGCCTCTGGCGATGTTCAAGATTCTGCTCTTGCAGCGTTGGTACAACCTGAGTGATCCGGGCGTGGAGCAGGCGCTGCTCGACCGGCTCTCCTTTGTCAGATTTACCGGTTTTTCCATCGAGGACGACGTGCCGGACGAGACCACCATATGCCGTTTCCGTAACGGTTTGATCCGCCTGAAGGTGCTGGACTCCTTGCTCGACATGCTTAACCGCCAGCTTGAAGGACAAGGGCTTCTTGTCCGTGAGGGAGCCGTGGTGGACGCCTCGGTAGTCGAGTCGCAGCGGCGGCCGCGCAAGGTTATCGACGTGATGCCTGAGGACCGTTCCGAGGACGCCGAAGAACAGGATGGGCCGGTGGACTGCCGGGTCAGCTATTCGGATGACGAGGAGGCGGCCTGGCTCCGCAAGAGAAATCGGGCCTATTACGGCTACAAGCTCCATGCCGCGACGGACAGTCGAGACGGGTTTCTGCTCTGTGGTCACATCACTCCCGCGAACCATTCGGACACGGGCGAATTCGAGCGGCTCGTGAATGGCGTCGGCCTTGATCCCGGCGCACGGGTTTATGCGGACAAGGGCTATTGCAGCGGGAAGAACCGGGACATTCTGTTTGATCGCGATTTGGAGGACGGAACCATGGACAAGACGCCTCGTGGCGGCAGGCTGACAGACTTCGAAAAGACCCGCAACCGTGACATCAGCAGCATTCGGCAAATAGTCGAGCGGGCCTTCGGCACACTCAAACGTGGCTACGCATTCTTTCGGTCCCGATACGTGGGTCGTGAGAAGGTGGAGGGAGAGTTCCACATCCTCGCCATGGCGTTCAATTTGAAAAAAGCTGTTCGACTGGCGCGAGCCTGA
- a CDS encoding NAD+ synthase: MKIGVLQLNPTVGDLTGNAARIRAAYEEAVDGGAELCVTSELALTGYPPRDLLLYAGFVEKAAETAKELAASVGDVPLLLGGVVKNETGHGKPVFNCAFLCRKGAVDQIIRKSLLPTYDVFDEARYFEPAPAGAADTNLIKVGDRKIGVTICEDAWNDKDYWDTRAYTHDPLEAIAAHKPDYIVNLSASPLFLGKQGLREDMLGAVARKYSTPLVYVNQMGGNDDLVFDGRSCAFDSRGQLTARAPGFDEAVVVVDCESRNSVADDDFSREAETWRALVVGTRDYVHKSGFEKAVIGLSGGIDSALTAVVAVEALGADNVTCVLMPSPYSSQGSIDDSLQLTENLGIEAITLPIGPIMEQFFETLAEPFAGLAPDTTEENIQSRIRGNLLMALSNKTRALLLTTGNKSELAVGYCTIYGDMSGGFAVISDVDKTGVFALSRWYNEHVGPNIPEAIITKPPSAELRPDQKDEDSLPPYEVLDGILALHIERHMSQREIVAAGYDASTVEYVLGLVRFAEFKRRQAAPGIKLTPRSFGTGWRMPLACKRDL; encoded by the coding sequence ATGAAAATCGGTGTTTTGCAACTCAACCCCACAGTGGGAGATCTCACAGGCAATGCGGCACGCATCCGGGCTGCCTATGAAGAGGCCGTGGATGGTGGTGCCGAGCTATGCGTCACCTCGGAACTGGCCCTGACAGGGTATCCGCCCAGAGACCTTCTGCTCTATGCGGGATTCGTGGAAAAGGCTGCCGAGACAGCAAAGGAACTGGCCGCATCCGTCGGTGATGTCCCGCTGCTGCTGGGCGGTGTGGTAAAAAATGAGACTGGCCACGGTAAGCCGGTTTTCAACTGCGCCTTTCTCTGTCGCAAAGGTGCAGTGGATCAGATCATACGAAAAAGCCTGCTGCCGACTTACGATGTCTTTGACGAAGCGCGATACTTTGAACCGGCTCCTGCGGGTGCTGCTGACACCAACCTCATCAAGGTGGGTGACAGGAAAATCGGAGTAACCATCTGCGAGGACGCCTGGAACGACAAGGACTATTGGGATACACGGGCGTATACGCACGATCCCCTTGAAGCCATTGCGGCACACAAACCGGATTATATCGTCAATTTGTCGGCTTCACCTCTTTTTCTGGGAAAACAGGGGTTGCGCGAGGACATGCTCGGTGCTGTAGCCAGAAAATATTCGACCCCGCTGGTGTACGTCAACCAGATGGGCGGTAACGATGACCTCGTCTTTGATGGGCGCTCCTGCGCTTTCGATTCTCGTGGTCAACTGACGGCCCGCGCCCCGGGATTTGACGAGGCGGTTGTGGTGGTCGATTGTGAAAGTCGCAATTCCGTGGCTGACGATGATTTTTCCCGCGAAGCGGAAACATGGCGGGCATTGGTGGTCGGTACCCGTGATTATGTCCACAAGTCGGGCTTTGAGAAAGCTGTCATCGGCTTGTCCGGCGGCATCGACTCGGCACTCACCGCTGTTGTCGCAGTGGAAGCGCTGGGGGCCGACAATGTGACCTGCGTGCTCATGCCTTCTCCGTATTCAAGTCAGGGGTCCATCGATGATTCCCTGCAACTGACGGAAAACCTTGGCATTGAAGCGATCACCCTGCCCATCGGGCCGATCATGGAGCAATTTTTCGAGACCTTGGCCGAGCCGTTTGCCGGTCTGGCCCCGGACACCACCGAGGAAAACATCCAGTCCCGTATTCGGGGCAATCTGCTCATGGCGCTTTCCAACAAGACCCGGGCCCTGCTGCTGACAACAGGGAACAAGAGTGAACTGGCCGTGGGGTATTGCACCATTTATGGTGACATGTCCGGTGGTTTTGCCGTGATTTCCGATGTTGACAAGACCGGCGTTTTTGCCCTGTCCCGCTGGTACAACGAGCATGTCGGGCCGAATATTCCCGAGGCGATCATCACCAAGCCGCCATCTGCTGAATTGCGTCCGGATCAGAAGGACGAGGATTCCCTGCCGCCGTACGAGGTGCTGGATGGCATCCTTGCCCTGCATATCGAGCGGCACATGTCCCAGCGCGAGATCGTGGCTGCCGGATATGACGCATCCACAGTGGAGTATGTGCTGGGACTGGTCCGGTTTGCCGAATTCAAGCGCCGTCAGGCCGCACCGGGCATCAAACTGACCCCCCGTTCCTTCGGCACTGGCTGGCGCATGCCCCTTGCCTGCAAACGAGACCTGTAG
- a CDS encoding geranylgeranyl reductase family protein, protein MLSEHDVIIVGCGPAGTAAAVTLARRGLDVVMVDRACFPRKKLCGGLLTWKAVKLLEVAFQESATSLTEQGIINYASDLYAIKSFDTVLAEGELPYPFHFVDRSAFDAHLLKLAEQAGAKSILGTAVTACDPEAGEVVLSNGDTLRGKHVIGADGANSTLRASHPRHDRKRFREGMAPAIEVALPKDAFPREVSFPELYVGFLDAGYGWVFPNKDRVIVGICGLRRNKENFSVLFEDYLAKLGVDRSLVGTLHGHPLPYGNYISDPVHKRLMLAGDAGGFVEPLFGEGIFFALCTGLFAGESILEAEAKRISPGPLYSRRLHREIVPELKASDRLRWALFLSMRYTGTAALGCFVRTGASPLAEMVHGMRSYSLLRRKEWDFLPQPSG, encoded by the coding sequence ATGTTAAGTGAACATGATGTCATTATTGTAGGTTGTGGCCCGGCCGGAACAGCCGCTGCTGTCACTCTGGCTCGTCGCGGGCTGGACGTTGTCATGGTTGATCGTGCCTGTTTTCCGCGCAAGAAGCTCTGTGGCGGACTGTTGACCTGGAAAGCAGTCAAGCTGCTGGAGGTCGCGTTTCAGGAGAGCGCTACGAGTCTGACCGAACAGGGTATCATCAATTACGCGTCCGACCTATACGCAATCAAATCATTTGATACCGTCCTTGCCGAAGGCGAATTGCCGTATCCGTTCCATTTTGTGGATCGCTCGGCCTTTGACGCCCATCTGCTGAAACTGGCCGAACAGGCTGGAGCCAAATCCATTCTCGGTACTGCTGTTACTGCTTGTGATCCCGAGGCGGGGGAGGTTGTTCTGAGCAATGGGGACACCCTGCGTGGCAAGCATGTAATCGGCGCTGATGGCGCCAATTCCACTTTGCGGGCATCGCATCCACGGCATGATAGAAAGCGCTTCAGAGAGGGGATGGCCCCGGCCATTGAGGTTGCTCTGCCAAAGGACGCCTTCCCTCGCGAGGTCTCGTTCCCCGAGTTGTATGTGGGATTTCTCGATGCCGGATACGGTTGGGTCTTCCCCAACAAGGACCGTGTGATTGTCGGAATTTGCGGGTTGCGTCGCAACAAGGAAAATTTTTCAGTCCTCTTCGAGGACTACTTAGCCAAACTTGGCGTAGATCGATCGCTTGTAGGAACGTTGCATGGGCATCCACTGCCGTATGGCAACTACATAAGTGACCCTGTCCACAAACGACTGATGCTGGCCGGTGATGCAGGCGGGTTTGTGGAGCCCCTGTTTGGTGAGGGCATATTTTTCGCCCTGTGCACCGGACTGTTCGCCGGAGAGAGTATTCTTGAGGCCGAAGCCAAGCGTATATCGCCTGGTCCTTTGTATTCCCGCCGCCTGCACAGGGAGATCGTCCCCGAACTCAAGGCGTCGGATCGCCTGCGCTGGGCCTTGTTTCTTTCCATGCGCTATACCGGAACCGCTGCCCTCGGGTGCTTTGTCAGGACCGGGGCCTCGCCTCTTGCCGAGATGGTCCATGGCATGCGGTCTTACTCGCTCCTTCGTCGCAAAGAGTGGGATTTTCTGCCGCAGCCCTCGGGCTAG
- a CDS encoding methyl-accepting chemotaxis protein has protein sequence MRLADIPIGVKIVSGFALIIIIFLAAGFFVDLSLRKMSGSSSVVEAALDMGMSVRKDMQYVTELSEAEDKDQLDQGWAKHARSVKEFDMLADAIMNGFSDDKKTIVATEDPAIRKDIPEINKFYGTDFEALVRRVHELKLESFESEKNRESAMQTMEEAFRTVINLTEEFNEATNQRMDTRLNNGEDAFDILSVEVSWIDMVNNIRFNINRARIALEEFVQAESMDTADAVEERYLATVKEFDEIITTLDKGGMFQSEVVQPLNVPELRELMTRLDDTHDEIFQTGASGVMKAHRNYIDVMNRVEVNDNETKEGGRELGDRITTVEMAARENMNTMKEQSRIALYASIGIALVLALVIGVFLSKIITKPLNVAVQASRKLADGDLSSDIDSPGSDETGRMLGAMSEMILRLREVVFNINGVIDNVASGSEQLSGSAESLSQGATEQAASIEELSASIVQVTSSIARNADSSQETANIANGVAGKASDSGKAVTEAVGAMKEIADRITIIEEIARQTNLLALNAAIEAARAGEHGKGFAVVAAEVRKLAERSGTAAAEISELSTSTVTVADRAVTMLDELVPEMRPLRIPFSRPCLALRTQFDVLTAPQLGLIPGLFLPFLAEMPDFGRTSPFRLAPVEQLFSN, from the coding sequence ATGCGATTGGCAGACATTCCAATTGGAGTCAAAATAGTCAGCGGATTCGCCTTGATCATTATCATTTTTCTGGCTGCCGGTTTCTTTGTGGACCTGTCTCTAAGAAAGATGTCGGGGAGTTCTTCCGTCGTTGAAGCGGCATTGGACATGGGCATGTCCGTGCGAAAAGACATGCAGTATGTGACCGAACTTTCCGAAGCTGAAGACAAAGATCAGCTAGATCAGGGCTGGGCTAAACATGCTCGTTCCGTGAAAGAATTCGATATGCTGGCCGACGCCATCATGAACGGATTCAGCGATGATAAAAAAACTATCGTGGCAACGGAAGACCCGGCAATCCGAAAAGACATTCCCGAAATAAACAAGTTCTACGGAACGGATTTCGAAGCATTGGTTCGTCGAGTCCACGAACTCAAGCTGGAATCATTTGAGTCTGAAAAGAACCGTGAATCAGCTATGCAAACGATGGAAGAGGCCTTCAGGACGGTCATCAACCTGACGGAAGAATTCAACGAAGCCACCAACCAACGCATGGATACGCGCCTCAACAACGGCGAGGATGCATTCGATATTCTTTCTGTCGAAGTTTCCTGGATCGACATGGTCAACAATATCCGGTTCAACATCAACCGGGCACGCATTGCCCTCGAAGAGTTCGTCCAGGCAGAATCGATGGATACCGCTGATGCAGTGGAGGAACGCTATCTCGCTACCGTCAAGGAGTTCGATGAAATCATAACAACTCTGGACAAGGGCGGCATGTTTCAAAGCGAAGTCGTACAGCCGCTCAATGTCCCTGAACTGCGGGAGTTGATGACACGACTCGACGACACCCACGACGAGATATTCCAGACCGGTGCTTCCGGGGTGATGAAGGCCCACCGCAACTATATAGATGTCATGAACCGAGTCGAAGTGAACGACAACGAGACCAAGGAAGGCGGCAGAGAGCTGGGAGATCGGATCACGACTGTGGAAATGGCAGCCAGAGAAAACATGAACACCATGAAGGAGCAGTCACGAATTGCTTTATATGCAAGCATTGGTATTGCCCTTGTTCTGGCTCTGGTCATCGGCGTTTTCCTTTCCAAGATCATAACCAAGCCCCTCAACGTTGCCGTACAGGCTTCCCGCAAGCTGGCTGACGGCGATCTCAGCTCAGACATCGACAGCCCGGGCAGCGATGAGACAGGCAGGATGCTCGGTGCCATGAGCGAGATGATCCTGCGCTTGCGCGAGGTCGTGTTCAATATCAACGGGGTCATCGACAATGTTGCCTCGGGCAGTGAACAGCTTTCCGGATCGGCAGAATCCCTTTCGCAAGGGGCCACCGAGCAGGCTGCATCCATTGAGGAGCTTTCAGCTTCCATCGTGCAGGTGACCTCTTCCATTGCCCGCAACGCCGACAGTTCGCAGGAAACCGCCAATATCGCCAATGGTGTGGCCGGCAAGGCCAGTGACAGTGGCAAGGCGGTCACCGAAGCCGTGGGTGCCATGAAGGAAATTGCCGACAGGATCACGATCATCGAAGAAATCGCACGGCAGACCAACCTGCTGGCACTGAACGCAGCCATCGAAGCCGCTCGTGCCGGAGAACATGGTAAGGGATTTGCCGTTGTCGCCGCCGAAGTTCGCAAGCTGGCGGAACGAAGCGGAACAGCCGCAGCAGAGATCAGCGAGCTTTCCACCTCCACCGTCACCGTGGCCGACCGGGCAGTGACCATGCTCGACGAGCTGGTACCTGAAATGAGACCTCTGCGCATCCCCTTTTCGCGTCCGTGCCTTGCGCTCCGCACCCAATTTGATGTTCTGACCGCACCCCAGCTTGGGCTCATTCCCGGCCTTTTCCTGCCATTTCTGGCCGAAATGCCGGATTTTGGACGCACCTCTCCCTTCAGGCTCGCGCCAGTCGAACAGCTTTTTTCAAATTGA